One window of the Primulina eburnea isolate SZY01 chromosome 18, ASM2296580v1, whole genome shotgun sequence genome contains the following:
- the LOC140819440 gene encoding putative receptor-like protein kinase At3g47110, whose translation MALQHQLTKVIIETHATNMVNSIYNPRPFAAKASIISFVRSSCLHAHKLCGDVRLQVPPCHIEGVDKSSSKHVSFIKYILAPIVIAILAVSLSIWLLRRRKANKKQNRVETSSIISWRRISYHELRQATENFSEGNIMGRGSFGSVYKGTLSDGLIIAVKIFNVQLELAIKSFEVECEVMSTIRHKNLVRVISCCSNIDFKALVLEYMPNGSLEKWLYSSNNSLDLLQRLNIAIDVALALEYLHHGIPSPIIHCDLKPSNILIDEDMIAHVGDFGISKLFGEGEVFHHTITLATIGYMAPEYGSEGKVSTSCDIYSYGITLLELFTSKKPTDDMFTEEMSLKDWVSETLQENIVTEIAAASLLNQEDRHFSAKEQCVSSIFDLAMKCLAISPQERINMIETVVRLKKIKSSFLASTR comes from the exons ATGGCTCTTCAACATCAGTTGACTAAAGTTATCATAGAAACACATGCCACAAATATGGTTAATTCCATTTACAATCCTCGCCCTTTTGCAGCAAAAGCATCCATCATCTCTTTCGTTCGCAGCTCCTGTTTGCATGCACATAAACTTTGCGGTGATGTTCGATTGCAAGTTCCTCCTTGTCACATTGAAGGTGTTGATAAGTCAAGCTCAAAACATGTTTCCTTCATCAAATACATCTTAGCTCCTATTGTAATAGCTATCTTGGCGGTGTCCTTGTCAATCTGGCTACTACGAAGACGGAAAGccaacaaaaaacaaaatcGAGTTGAGACCTCGTCAATTATTTCTTGGAGACGGATTTCTTACCATGAACTCCGACAAGCAACGGAAAACTTTAGTGAAGGCAACATTATGGGAAGAGGGAGCTTTGGTTCGGTATACAAAGGGACACTCTCTGACGGGTTAATCATTGCGGTGAAGATTTTCAACGTGCAACTAGAACTGGCCATCAAAAGCTTTGAAGTCGAGTGTGAAGTAATGAGCACCATTCGTCACAAGAATTTAGTTCGTGTCATAAGTTGTTGCAGCAACATAGATTTCAAAGCATTGGTTTTGGAGTATATGCCTAATGGTAGCCTGGAGAAATGGCTTTATTCCTCTAATAATTCTTTGGATTTGCTACAGAGATTGAACATAGCAATTGATGTTGCACTAGCTCTTGAATATCTTCATCATGGGATTCCGTCACCAATCATTCATTGCGATTTAAAGCCTAGTAACATCCTGATCGACGAAGATATGATAGCACATGTCGGCGATTTCGGAATCTCCAAACTCTTTGGAGAAGGGGAGGTTTTTCATCATACAATCACATTGGCAACCATCGGCTATATGGCACCAG AGTATGGATCAGAAGGGAAGGTATCAACAAGCTGTGATATTTACAGTTATGGCATCACATTGCTGGAGCTATTTACGAGTAAGAAGCCGACTGACGACATGTTTACAGAAGAAATGAGCTTAAAGGATTGGGTGAGTGAAACATTACAAGAAAACATAGTGACTGAAATTGCGGCTGCTAGCTTACTCAACCAAGAAGATCGACATTTCTCGGCAAAGGAGCAGTGTGTGTCGTCGATTTTCGACTTGGCGATGAAATGCTTGGCCATTTCACCACAGGAGAGAATCAACATGATTGAGACAGTGGTGAGACTCAAAAAGATCAAATCCTCATTTCTAGCAAGCACAAGGTGA